From a region of the Triticum aestivum cultivar Chinese Spring chromosome 7D, IWGSC CS RefSeq v2.1, whole genome shotgun sequence genome:
- the LOC123168567 gene encoding protein TAPETUM DETERMINANT 1: protein MASVYLALLLLLCSATQGDELGADAAGRTPCRAADLVVRQSATGRVVEGKPEYAVEVTNRCRCAQSRVLLRCYGLSSVEAVDPRAIRPVDGERCLLGGGRQIPSGAPVRFKYAWMTPFDFPLVSSQAHC, encoded by the exons ATGGCGAGCGTGTacctcgcgctgctgctgctgctctgcagCGCCACCCAAG GCGACGAGCTGGGAGCAGATGCGGCGGGCCGGACGCCGTGCCGGGCGGCGGACCTGGTGGTGAGGCAGTCCGCGACGGGGCGGGTCGTGGAGGGGAAGCCGGAGTACGCGGTGGAGGTGACCAACCGCTGCCGGTGCGCGCAGTCCAGGGTGCTGCTCCGCTGCTACGGCCTTAGCAGCGTCGAGGCCGTGGACCCGCGGGCGATCCGGCCGGTCGACGGCGAGCGCTGCCTTCTCGGGGGCGGCCGGCAGATCCCGAGCGGCGCGCCGGTGCGGTTCAAGTACGCCTGGATGACGCCGTTCGACTTCCCTCTGGTCAGCTCGCAGGCCCACTGCTAG